A portion of the Streptomyces sp. NBC_00376 genome contains these proteins:
- a CDS encoding amidohydrolase family protein: protein MTGQERIVDAHHHVWDLSVRDQDWITGEELAPLRRNFTLADLEPEARAAGVRATVLVQTVTVAAETPEFLALAHDNDLVAGVVGWCDLTAPDVADTLAHLRELPGGDRLVGIRHQVQGEPDPGWLLRPEVLRGLRAVADAGLVYDLVVQARQLPATVQVAALLPELAFVLDHAGKPPVAAGELSPWADDIRALAARPNTVCKLSGLVTEADVRSWSVRDLRPYADTVLDAFGPDRLMFGSDWPVCRLAATYEEVVDTARTLTDALTGDERARVLATTAERVYGL from the coding sequence ATGACCGGTCAGGAACGGATCGTCGACGCCCACCACCATGTGTGGGACCTCTCGGTACGCGACCAGGACTGGATCACCGGCGAAGAACTCGCCCCGCTCCGGCGGAACTTCACCCTGGCCGACCTGGAACCCGAGGCGCGCGCCGCCGGGGTGCGCGCCACCGTCCTCGTCCAGACCGTAACCGTCGCGGCGGAGACCCCCGAGTTCCTGGCACTCGCCCACGACAACGACCTCGTCGCGGGCGTCGTCGGCTGGTGCGACCTCACGGCGCCGGACGTCGCCGACACCCTGGCCCACTTGCGTGAACTGCCCGGCGGTGACCGGCTCGTCGGCATCCGCCACCAGGTCCAGGGCGAGCCCGACCCCGGCTGGCTGCTGCGCCCCGAGGTCCTGCGCGGACTGCGTGCCGTCGCCGACGCCGGGCTCGTCTACGATCTCGTCGTACAGGCCCGCCAACTGCCCGCCACCGTCCAGGTGGCGGCGCTGCTGCCCGAGCTGGCCTTCGTGCTCGACCACGCCGGCAAGCCTCCCGTCGCCGCAGGTGAGTTGAGCCCCTGGGCGGACGACATCAGGGCGCTGGCCGCCCGCCCCAACACCGTCTGCAAACTCTCCGGCCTGGTCACCGAGGCCGATGTGCGCTCCTGGAGCGTGCGCGACCTGCGCCCGTACGCCGACACCGTCCTCGACGCCTTCGGCCCCGACCGGCTGATGTTCGGCTCGGACTGGCCCGTGTGCCGGCTCGCGGCGACGTACGAGGAGGTCGTCGACACGGCACGCACCCTGACCGACGCCCTCACCGGGGACGAACGGGCCCGGGTCCTCGCCACCACGGCCGAGCGGGTCTACGGCCTCTGA
- a CDS encoding L-rhamnose mutarotase, translating into MRIALHTKVRADRIEEYEAAHREVPAELTAAIRAAGATSWTIWRSGTDLFHVIDCEDYAALLAELEQLPVNIAWQARMDELLDVAHDYSADGAAAGLPVAWEL; encoded by the coding sequence ATGAGAATCGCCCTGCACACCAAGGTCCGCGCCGACCGCATCGAGGAGTACGAGGCCGCGCACCGCGAGGTCCCGGCGGAGCTCACCGCCGCGATCCGCGCGGCGGGCGCCACGTCCTGGACGATCTGGCGCAGCGGCACCGACCTCTTCCACGTCATCGACTGCGAGGACTACGCCGCACTCCTCGCCGAGCTGGAGCAGCTCCCCGTCAACATCGCCTGGCAGGCCAGGATGGACGAACTGCTCGACGTCGCGCACGACTACTCGGCCGACGGCGCCGCAGCCGGGCTCCCGGTCGCCTGGGAGCTGTGA
- a CDS encoding aldo/keto reductase → MRRNRLGSSAVEVTELSFGAAAIGNLFTAVDPARAAAAVDAAWDEGVRYFDTAPHYGLGLSERRLGEALRSRPRDSYVLSTKVGRVLDPLPADATGSGYNADGLSEGFAVPATHRRRWDFSADGVRRSIEDSLERLGLDRIDIAYLHDPDDHARAAFDEAYPALERLRAQGVVGAIGAGMNQTAMLTRFLRDTDVDVVLCAGRYTLLDQSALDELLPEAAARGRSVVVGGVFNSGLLADPRPGATYDYTAAPLTLLDRALRIKAVTEGHGVPLRAAALHYPLAHPAVATVLVGTRSPDEVRDAAALLRREIPDELWDELRAEGLLTENGH, encoded by the coding sequence ATGCGGCGCAACAGGCTGGGAAGCAGCGCGGTCGAGGTCACCGAGCTGTCCTTCGGGGCGGCGGCCATCGGCAATCTCTTCACCGCCGTCGACCCGGCACGGGCGGCCGCCGCGGTCGACGCCGCCTGGGACGAGGGCGTCCGCTACTTCGACACCGCGCCGCACTACGGACTCGGCCTCTCCGAACGGCGGCTGGGCGAGGCCCTGCGCTCCCGGCCCCGCGACTCGTACGTGCTGTCCACCAAGGTGGGGCGGGTGCTCGACCCGCTGCCCGCCGACGCCACCGGCTCCGGCTACAACGCCGACGGCCTCTCCGAGGGCTTCGCCGTACCCGCCACCCACCGCCGACGCTGGGACTTCAGCGCCGACGGCGTACGCCGCAGCATCGAGGACAGCCTGGAGCGACTCGGGCTCGACCGTATCGACATCGCCTATCTGCACGACCCCGACGACCACGCGCGGGCCGCGTTCGACGAGGCGTACCCGGCACTGGAGAGGCTGCGCGCCCAGGGCGTCGTCGGCGCCATCGGCGCCGGGATGAACCAGACCGCGATGCTGACCCGGTTCCTGCGCGACACCGACGTCGACGTGGTGCTCTGCGCCGGGCGCTACACCCTCCTCGACCAGTCCGCGCTCGACGAGCTGCTGCCCGAGGCGGCCGCCCGGGGCCGCAGCGTGGTCGTCGGCGGGGTCTTCAACTCCGGGCTGCTCGCAGACCCGCGCCCCGGCGCCACGTACGACTACACGGCCGCGCCCCTCACCCTCCTGGACCGGGCCCTGCGGATCAAGGCCGTCACGGAGGGCCACGGCGTCCCGCTGCGGGCCGCCGCCCTCCACTACCCGCTCGCCCACCCGGCCGTCGCCACGGTCCTCGTGGGCACCCGCTCCCCGGACGAGGTGCGCGACGCCGCCGCCCTGCTCCGCCGCGAGATCCCGGACGAGCTCTGGGACGAGCTGCGCGCCGAGGGCCTGCTGACCGAGAACGGACACTGA
- a CDS encoding wax ester/triacylglycerol synthase family O-acyltransferase, producing MGTELLAPLDLAFWHLESDAHPMHLGALAVFSPAPGPAHGADAVTVLELLGARAAAIPRLRMRVRDVLLPVGGAAWFVDKDFDVHRHIGRVWLTGAEARDEDGGFMAGATRLAGELMERPLERGLPPWQMYVIGGADGGPFAVLVKLHHALADGMRAVAIGAGIFDEIAAVGRTRAGTPAGRARAVPPRSWMPGPRQVAGFALGRIEDLGRAFGVGASMVRASRLDPRGTPALTASSSGTRRLATADLDLEAVQRIRRAAGGTTNDVLLAIVAGALRRWMRERGEPLPVEDPRALVPVSRRRPGQAAATGNKLSAYLLGLPVGEPDPWRRLAVVRAAMDRNKAAGPFRGAGAVAVLADQLPSLAHRFGAPIAGNAARMLFDVLVTSVPLPRSALSLGGCPLRAVYPMAPLARGQSLAVALSTYGGRVRVGLVADGKALPDLDRVARCADDELAELLALLPTH from the coding sequence TTGGGAACTGAGCTGCTGGCCCCCCTCGATCTTGCCTTCTGGCACCTCGAATCCGATGCCCACCCGATGCACCTCGGCGCGCTCGCCGTCTTCTCCCCGGCCCCCGGCCCGGCGCACGGCGCCGACGCGGTGACCGTGCTCGAACTGCTGGGCGCACGCGCCGCCGCCATTCCCCGGCTGCGGATGCGGGTCAGGGACGTACTGCTGCCCGTCGGCGGTGCGGCCTGGTTCGTCGACAAGGACTTCGACGTCCACCGGCACATCGGGCGGGTGTGGCTGACCGGTGCGGAGGCGCGGGACGAGGACGGCGGTTTCATGGCGGGTGCCACCCGGCTCGCCGGTGAACTGATGGAGCGGCCGCTCGAACGGGGGCTGCCGCCCTGGCAGATGTACGTGATCGGCGGCGCCGACGGCGGCCCCTTCGCGGTGCTCGTCAAACTCCACCACGCGCTGGCCGACGGCATGCGCGCGGTCGCCATCGGCGCCGGGATCTTCGACGAGATCGCCGCCGTCGGCCGGACCCGCGCCGGAACCCCCGCCGGCCGGGCGCGCGCCGTACCGCCCCGCTCCTGGATGCCCGGCCCGCGCCAGGTCGCCGGTTTCGCGCTCGGCCGGATCGAGGATCTCGGGCGGGCGTTCGGCGTCGGTGCCTCCATGGTGCGGGCCAGCCGCCTCGATCCGCGCGGCACGCCCGCGCTCACCGCGAGCTCCAGCGGCACCCGGCGGCTGGCCACCGCGGACCTGGACCTCGAAGCCGTCCAGCGGATCCGCCGCGCCGCGGGCGGCACGACCAACGACGTCCTGCTCGCGATCGTCGCCGGGGCGCTGCGCCGCTGGATGCGCGAGCGCGGCGAACCACTGCCCGTCGAGGACCCGCGTGCCCTGGTGCCGGTCTCCCGGCGCAGGCCGGGCCAGGCCGCGGCGACCGGGAACAAGCTCTCCGCCTATCTGCTCGGGCTCCCGGTCGGCGAACCCGACCCGTGGCGGCGGCTCGCCGTCGTCCGCGCCGCCATGGACCGCAACAAGGCCGCGGGTCCCTTCCGCGGCGCCGGCGCGGTCGCCGTGCTCGCCGACCAACTTCCCTCGCTGGCCCACCGCTTCGGTGCGCCGATCGCCGGGAACGCCGCCAGGATGCTCTTCGACGTCCTGGTCACCAGCGTGCCCCTGCCGCGCTCGGCGCTCTCGCTCGGCGGCTGCCCGCTGCGCGCCGTCTACCCGATGGCGCCGCTCGCCCGCGGCCAGTCCCTCGCCGTCGCGCTGTCCACGTACGGCGGTCGGGTGCGGGTAGGCCTGGTCGCCGACGGCAAGGCGCTGCCCGATCTGGACAGGGTGGCACGCTGTGCCGACGACGAGCTGGCCGAGCTGCTCGCGTTGCTGCCGACGCACTGA